The genome window TGAAAGAACGGGGGACGGATAAGCGCGCCTATGTTGGTCTTCGGCGGAGTGATGGTCAAAATTCATTTACTCTTCCGGCACCGACTCAAAATGCACCAGAAGCATTTAAAAAGATATATGATCAATCAGTGCAGGAATTTCTTGAACAGAATAGCATTCCATACATTGTAAGGAAGTGAGTTAGATGGATGCGACGATTCAAAAAACATTTGACGACGCAAAAAATATTGTCTTTCTAACGGGAGCTGGTGTTTCGACTGCTTCTGGCATTCCTGATTTTAGGTCAGCAAACGGTTTATATACGCAGAATCGGAATGCGGAATACTATTTAAGTCACCGGTATTTTGCTAGTGATCCAGAAGGCTTTTACGAATTTTGCAAGCAAAATTTGTATTTTCCAGATGCAAAGCCCAACGTAATTCATCAAAAACAGGCAGCCTTGACGCAACAGGACCGTGCGACTGTTATAACGCAAAATATCGATAACTTATATGAAGAAGCTGGCACGAAACACTTGATTGACTTTCATGGGAACCTTTTCCACGTTTATTGTGAAAAGTGTCATGAAACTGTTCCAGTGAGCGAATATTTGAAGAGTCGCCTGCATCAAAAGGATAATGGTCCCTTGCGTCCGGACATTGTGTTATATGATGAAGGAATTAAGCAAGAGGATATTATCAATTCTGTCAAGGCAATGCAACAAGCTGATTTAGTTGTGATTGTGGGTACCTCGATGAAAGTATACCCATTTGCGGGCTTGCTAGATTACCGTAATCCAAATGCAAAGGTGATTGCTGTTAATCAGCAGTTATTGCATTTTCCTTTTGACTTTCAAATGGTTCAAGACGATGCAACAAAATTCTTTGACGAATTAAAAGTATAAAAAAGAAGCTGCAGTTGTCTAAGGACAATTTCCAGCTTCTTTTTGCTCAAGTGGTTATTCAAAGAAAACGACCTTCCCATCAACTTTGAATGGGAGTGCTACTAAATGAGAGTCCTTCTTTTTAGTAGCATCCTTTTCTTGATAAAAAATGTGACGAATACCTTTGTTCTTTAGTAGCATTTCTGATCGCTCCTTTCATATTGTTCACTTGTAAAATAACATGTTTTGAACGTTTTTCCTAGAGAAATAATGAAGTATGAGAAACGCTTTCATTTTAAAGTGTGAAAATAATGCATAATCCGTTCGTCTTTTACTATCAAAATGAATAAAAGTGATAAAAACAGGAATTTGAGTCCTTAAAAAATGAATATAGATTTATTTTGTGGTGTATAAGAATTTGCTAAGTAATTTGATGAGGATTTTTGAGGTACGAAAGAGAGGATTAAAGATGAAAATAACGATGGGGATGACAACTTGGACGGAGCATCCAGTACTCATTCATGATGAACAACGCCCGGTAAGGCTTGATGAGTATGCTCAACATTTTCCGGTGGTTGAGGTTGATACTTTTTTCTACGCTTTACCTCAGATAGCAACAATTCAAAACTGGCTTGCTACTGTTCCCCCAACTTTTCAGTTTATTGTTAAGGCTAATCAGAAAATGACATTACATCAGCGAAATCAGGAACGTGGCGAATTAGAACAGGTCTTTCAACAATATCGCCGAACAATCTCTCCCTTGGTAGCTGCTGGTCAATTAAAGACGATATTATTTCAGTTTCCTCCATATTTTGATGCAACTGTGCGTGACTTTTCTTACTTACGATTAATTCGAGAATGGTTAGGAAACTTGCCAATTGCAGTCGAATTTCGTAATCAAACTTGGTATAAGAAAGAAATTTTACCGTCAGTCTTAGACTTCTGTCGTGAACTCAATTTCACATTAGTGGCCGCTGATGAACCCCATAATACGCCAACGTCCGTACCGTTTTTGCTTGCAACAACTAATCCCGACTTAGCCATGTTGCGCCTTCATGGTCGTAATCGAAAAGGATGGGAAAATCAAGGAAAAGAATGGCGGAAAACGCGGACTTTATATCGATATTCGCCGGAAGAACTCCAATTCTTTAAAAAACAAATTGAGTCCTTGCAGCCGCAACCTAAAGAACTCTGTGTTATCTTCAACAATAACTCAGCTAAGGATGCCGCACCCAATGCATTGAGCCTTCAAAAAATGATGAATATTGAATTCGAGGGATTGGCACCTAAATCGCCAGAACAGCTTGATCTGTTTTAGGATGGAGTAAGTCCTAATAAAATGCTATACTAAATGTTAAATCTTAATTAGTAATATCTTAGAAAGAGGGGCCTCATATGGCTGAACAAAAACCAACTTATTACATTACAACACCAATTTACTATCCATCTGGTAAACTCCATATTGGTAATTCATACACAACAATTGCATGTGATGCAGAAGCACGTTTTAAGCGTTTGATGGGCTATGACGTATTCTACTTGACAGGAACCGATGAGCATGGCCTTAAGATTGAACAAAAGGCTGAAAAACTCGGCATGAAGCCACAAGAATACGTTGATCAAATGGCTGCCCAAATTAAAGAGCTATGGAAAAAACTTGAAATTACAAATGACAAGTTTATTCGGACAACCGATGACTACCATGAAAAAGCTGTCCAAAAGATTTTTCAACAATTGCTTGACCAAGGGGATATTTACAAGGG of Limosilactobacillus reuteri subsp. reuteri contains these proteins:
- a CDS encoding NAD-dependent protein deacylase gives rise to the protein MDATIQKTFDDAKNIVFLTGAGVSTASGIPDFRSANGLYTQNRNAEYYLSHRYFASDPEGFYEFCKQNLYFPDAKPNVIHQKQAALTQQDRATVITQNIDNLYEEAGTKHLIDFHGNLFHVYCEKCHETVPVSEYLKSRLHQKDNGPLRPDIVLYDEGIKQEDIINSVKAMQQADLVVIVGTSMKVYPFAGLLDYRNPNAKVIAVNQQLLHFPFDFQMVQDDATKFFDELKV
- a CDS encoding DUF72 domain-containing protein — translated: MKITMGMTTWTEHPVLIHDEQRPVRLDEYAQHFPVVEVDTFFYALPQIATIQNWLATVPPTFQFIVKANQKMTLHQRNQERGELEQVFQQYRRTISPLVAAGQLKTILFQFPPYFDATVRDFSYLRLIREWLGNLPIAVEFRNQTWYKKEILPSVLDFCRELNFTLVAADEPHNTPTSVPFLLATTNPDLAMLRLHGRNRKGWENQGKEWRKTRTLYRYSPEELQFFKKQIESLQPQPKELCVIFNNNSAKDAAPNALSLQKMMNIEFEGLAPKSPEQLDLF